The genomic DNA CGACCTACAACGCGTTCGACCTCGTTCAGCGCGTGTGGCTCGACACCAAGCGGCAGGTGCACTACGTGCAGAACGTCACCGACGTGGACGACCCCCTCCTGGAGCGGGCCGCCCGCGACGGCGTCGACTGGACCGGGCTCGCCGAGCGCGAGACCTCCCTGTTCCGGGAGGACATGACGGCCCTGCGGATGCTGCCGCCGAAGCACTACGTCGGCGCCGTCGAAGCGATACCCGGCATCGTCCCGCTCGTCGAGCGGCTGCGCGACACGGGCGCCGCCTACGAACTGGACGGCGACGTCTACTTCTCCGTGGAGGCCGACCCCCACTTCGGCGAGGTCTCCCACTACGACGCCGGCGTCATGCGGGCCCTGTCCGCCGAACGCGGAGGCGACCCCGACCGCCCCGGCAAGAAGAACCCGCTCGACCCGCTGCTGTGGCTGGCCGCCCGCGAGGGCGAGCCCAGCTGGGACGGCGGGTCCCTCGGCCCCGGCCGCCCCGGCTGGCACATCGAGTGCGTCGCCATCGCGCTCGACCACCTCGGCATGGGCTTCGACGTCCAGGGAGGCGGTTCCGACCTGGTCTTCCCGCACCACGAGATGGGCACCTCCCACGCCCACGCGCTGACCGGCGAGTTCCCCTTCGCCAAGGCGTACGTGCACGCCGGGATGGTCGCCCTGCACGGCGAGAAGATGTCGAAGTCCAGGGGAAACCTGGTCTTCGTCTCCGCGCTGCGCCGCCGTGGCGTCGACCCGGCCGCGATCCGCCTCGCCCTGCTCGCCCACCACTACCGGGCCGACTGGGAGTGGACCGACCGGGTCCTCGACGACGCCGTCGAGCGGCTCGGCCGCTGGCGCGCCGCCGTCTCCCGCCCCGACGGGCCCTCGGCCGACCGGCTGGTCGAAGAGGTCCGCGAGGCGCTCGCCGACGACCTGGACACGCCGGCGGCGCTCGCCGCCGTCGACCGCTGGGTGGAGCTCCAGCGCGCCGAGGGCGGTACGGACGAGGGTGCGCCCGGCCTGGTCTCCCGCACCGTCGACGCCCTGATGGGCGTGGCGCTCTGACGGACGCGGTGCCCTGAGGGGCGCGGTGCCCCCGACCTCCCGGCCCCCGCCGGCCGCTCGGGAGCCCTCGTCCCGGGGCGGCGCCGGCGTCGCGGACCCGCCGTACGGCGCGGGTCCGCACCGGCCCGAAAGGCACGGCGGCGGGGCGGCCCCGCCGTGACGGCGCCGCCCCGCCGCGAACTCGCGGGTCCTACTCCGCCGAGCCCTCCCGGCCGCCGTCGCCCGAGCCGTCGCCCGAGCCGCTGTTCGAGTCGCCGTCCTCGGCGTCCTCGGCGCCCTCGTCCCGGCCGCCGCCCGCCGGGCCCCCGGCGCCGGGGCCGGGGCCGGGGGCCTTCGGCGGGCGCGGACGGCCGCCGGCCGGGTCGCGCAGGTACGAGGCGTCACCGCCGTCGGTGGCGTGCCCGCCCGCACCGGGGGGACCGCCCTGCCCCGCGCCCGGGCCGCCGTCCCGACGCCGCAGGTAACGCTCGAACTCGCGGGCGATGGCCTCGCCGGACGCCTCGGGCAGTTCGGCCGTGTCCCGCGCCTCCTCCAGCGTCTGCACGTACTCGGCCACCTCGCTGTCCTCGGAGGCCAGTTGGTCCACGCCGAGCTGCCACGCGCGGGCGTCCTCGGCCAGTTCGCCGAGTGGGACGCGCAGCCCGATCAGGTCCTCCAGCCGGTTGAGGAGGGCCAGTGTGGCCTTGGGGTTCGGCGGCTGGGACACGTAGTGCGGCACCGCCGCCCAGAGGCTGACCGCCGGGACGCCGGCGTGCGCGCACGCCTCCTGGAGGATGCCGACGATGCCCGTCGGCCCCTCGTACCGGGTCTCCTCCAGCTCCATCCGCCGCGCCAGGTCCGGGTCGGACGTGACGCCGCTGACCGGGACCGGCCGCGTGTGCGGGGTGTCGCCGAGCAGCGCGCCGAGGATCACGACCATCTCCACGCCCAGCTCATGGGCGAAGCCCAGCAGCTCGTTGCAGAACGACCGCCAGCGCATCGACGGCTCTATGCCGCGGACCAGCACCAGGTCGCGAGGCTTCTCACCGCCCACGCGGACCACGGACAGCCGGGTGGTGGGCCAGGTGATCCTCCGCACCCCGCCGTCCAGCCACACCGTGGGCCGGTTGACCTGGAAGTCGTAGTAGTCCTCGGCGTCGAGCGCCGCGAACACCTCGCCCTTCCACTCCCGCTCCAGGTGCGCGACCGCGGTGGAGGCGGCGTCGCCGGCGTCGTTCCAGCCCTCGAACGCGGCCACCATGACCGGGTCGATCAGCTCGGGAACCCCCTCGAGCTCGATCACCCAGGCCTCCTTCCGAAGTTCCGTGCGTACGAACCAACCTTACGGCGTTCGGGCACCCCGTCCGCAGCCACTTGCACACCTCCGGGTGCGGTGCCGGCCCTCCCGCCCCTACCCCCGGCAGGACCCCGGACACCCGGGATCCGCCGGAGGACCCCCGCCCCGCCGGGGGACGGGGAGGCACGTCCGGGACGCCCGTCGGCGTCCGCCGGACGGACCGGCCGGGGACCCCGCCCCCGCGGGACCGGGCGCCCGGCGCGCGGGCCGCGCGGGGGGCGGGCTCCCCCGCGGGGGCGCGGGGGAGCGCCGGGGACCTCGCCCCCGCCCCGGTGGGGGCCCGGGGCGGGTACGGCCCGGCGGCCAGGACGTTCCGCGGGGCGGCGGCCGGCCTACTTCCCGTCCTCCACCCAGCCCATGGTCCGCTCGACGGCCTTGAGCCACTTCCGGTACTCGCGGTCGCGGGTCTCCGCGTCCATGCGCGGGGTCCACTCGGCGTCCCGCCGCCAGTTGGACCGCAGCGCGTCGGTGTCGGGCCAGAAGCCGACGGCCAGGCCGGCGGCGTAGGCCGCGCCGAGGCAGGTGGTCTCGGCGACCACCGGGCGCACCACGGGCACGCCGAGTACGTCCGAGAGGACCTGCATCAGCAGGTTGTTGGAGGTCATGCCGCCGTCGACCCTCAACGCGGCGAGCTCGACGCCGGAGTCCCTGGTCATGGCGTCGGAGATCTCACGGGTCTGCCAGGCGGTGGCCTCCAGCACCGCACGGGCGAGGTGCGCCTTGGTGACGTACCGGGTCAGGCCGGCGATCACGCCGCGGGCGTCGGAGCGCCAGTACGGGGCGAACAGCCCGGAGAAGGCCGGCACGAAGTAGGCGCCGCCGTTGTCCTCGACGGACAGGGCCAGAGGCTCGATCTCGGCCGCGGTGCCGATGAGGCCCATCTGGTCGCGCATCCACTGGACGAGAGAGCCGGTGACGGCGATGGAGCCCTCCAGGGCGTAGACCGGCGCGTCACCGCCGATCCGGTATCCCACGGTGGTGAGCAGTCCGCTGTAGGAGTTGATCACTCTGCCGCCGGTGTTCATCAGCATGAAGGTGCCGGTGCCGTACGTCGACTTGGCCTCGCCCTCCGCGAAGCAGGCCTGCCCGAACAGGGCCGCCTGCTGGTCGCCGAGCGCGGAGGCGACGGGGACGCCGTCCAGGGCGCCGCCCCTGACGCGGCCGTAGACCTCGGCGGAGGAGCGGATCTCCGGGAGGATCGCGGCGGGCACCTCCATGGACCGCAGGATCCGCTCGTCCCACTCCATCGTGTGGAGGTTCATCAGCATGGTGCGGGAGGCGTTGGTCACATCGGTGACGTGGCGGCCGCCGTCGGCGCCGCCGGTCAGGTTCCAGACGATCCAGGAGTCCATGGTGCCGAAGAGGATCTCGCCGCGCTCGGCCCGCTCGCGCAGGCCCTCGACGTTGTCGAGCAGCCAGCGGATCTTGGGACCGGCGAAGTAGGAGGCCAGCGGGAGGCCGGTCTCGCGGCGGAAGCGGTCCTGGCCGACGTTCCGGCCGAGTTCCCTGCACAGCGCGTCGGTGCGGGTGTCCTGCCAGACGATCGCGTGGTGGACGGGCTCACCGGTCCTCCTGTCCCAGAGCAGCGTCGTCTCGCGCTGGTTGGTGATGCCGACGGCCCTCACGTCGGCCGCGGTGACGCCGGCCCTCCCGACGGCGCCGTCGACGACCTCCCGGACGTGCGCCCGGATCTCGGCGGCGTCGTGCTCCACCCAGCCGGGCCTGGGGAGGATCTGCCGGTGCTCCTTCTGGGCGACGGAGACGACGCGCCCGTCGCGGTCGAAGACGATGCAGCGGCTGGAGGTGGTGCCCTGGTCGATGGCGGCGACGAACGGGCCGGTGCCGCGGGAGGCCGTGGCGGTCATGGGGTGCGCTCCTCGGGGTGGGTGGGCGGATCGGGCCGGTCGGGCTCAGGCGAACGCGAGGGAGTGGATCCCCGCGGCCGCGGCCGCGCCGACCAGCGGGCCCGCGACGGGGATCCAGGCGTACCCCCAGTCGGAGCCGCCCTTGTTGGGCAGGGGCAGCAGGGCGTGCACGATGCGGGGACCGAGGTCGCGGGCCGGGTTGACGGCGTAACCGGTCGGGCCGCCGAGCGACAGGCCGATGCCGACGACGACGAGGGCGACGACCAGGCCGCCGAGGGCGTTCAGACCCCTGCCGCCCTCGTTGAGTCCCTGGGTGAGCACGGCCAGGACGAGCACCAGGGTGCCGATGGCCTCCGTCGCGAGGTTCTGCCAGACGTTGCGGATCTCCGGGCCGGTGGAGAAGACCCCGAGCACCGGTCCGGGACCCGCGGCGGCGGGCTCCGAGGCGGTCTCCGGGTCGGTCAGGTGGGCCCGGAACTGGCCGTAGTAGGCCACCCAGACGAGGACGGCCCCGATCATGGCGCCGAGGAACTGGCCGGCGAAGTAGAAGGGGACGACGTCCCACTCCCCGTTCCCGAGGGCGATGCCGACGGTCACCGCCGGGTTCAGGTGGGCGCCGGAGAGGGAACCGGCCGTGTAGACGGCGGTCATGACCGCGAAGCCCCACCCGAAGGTGACGGCCGGCCAGCCGGCGTTCCGCGCCTTCGAGCCCTTGAGCACCACGGCGGCGACGACGCCTCCGCCGAGCAGGACGAGCACGGCGGTGCCGATGGTCTCGCCGATGAAGATGTCGGAGCTGGACACCCGCGACTCCTTTGTCCTTCGTCCGGAGGAGAGGGGGGACCCGGATCTCCCGGCGCCCGGGCCCCGGGGCGAGGGCGGCACCGGCCTCCCGGCGTGCCCACACCCTAACGCGCTGTTCCGTTCACTGTTCGACGATGACGACCATCGAACGGCAGTCTCGTCTCCGTGTGACAGCGCGTCAAGACTCCGGGCCGAACGGGTTCGAACACCGCGGCCCCGTGCAGCACCGGCCCCGCCGCGGGTCCGGGCGGGGTCCACGGGTCAGAAGCGCCCGGCGCCCAGGTCGCGCGAGACGGCGCGCGCGCACTCGCGTACGGCGGCGACCAGCCCGGAGCGCGGCTCGCCCCCCTCGCAGATCCGCTCGACGGCGCCGGTGACGGCCACCGCCCCCACCGCCGTCCGCCACCGGTCGTGGACGGGCGCCGCCACCGACGCGACGCCCTCCCAGGTCTCCTCCACGTCCGCGGCCCAGCCGCGCGCCCGCGCCAGCTCCAGCAGCTCCTCGAGGTCGTCCGCCGCCGTGACCGTACGGGAGGTGAACGCCTCGCGGCGCCCCCGCGCGACCTCGCCGCGTGCCACCGGGTCGTACGCCGACAGCACCTTCCCCAGCGCCGTGGAGTGCAGCGGCTGCATCGCGCCGACCTCCGGGACCTGGCGGCTGCCGTCCGGGCGGAAGACGTGGTGGACGACGAGCACCCCGTGCCGGTGCGGGACGCCCAGGTGCACGCTCTCGCCGCTCGACCTGGCCAGGTCGTCCGTCCACGCCAGCGCCCGTGCCCGCAGCTCGCTCACGTCCAGGTAGCCGCAGCCGAGCCGCAGCAGCTCCGCCCCCAGCCGGTACCGGCCCGACGCGGCGTCCTGCTCGACCAGCCCCTCCGCCTGCAGCGTGCGCAGGATGCCGTGCACCGTCCCCTTGGCCAGGCCGAGGGCCGACGCGATGTCGGAGAGGCCCAGCCGGCGCTCCCCGCCCGCGAGCAGCCGCAGCGTCGCCGCCGCTCGCTCGAGCGACTGGATGTTCTTCGCCATCCCGGCCTGCTTCCTCACTCCGCGGTTCGACGCTGCCGAACGATATCCGTCTCCGCCGACCCACGGCCACACGGGACGCCCCCGTACGAGCTGTACGGACGGCACTCCGCCCCCGCCCGGCGTGCCGTCCGTCACGTGGGACGGCGTGTCCGTCCCACCCGATGGCGGCTACGCTGGCGGCGTGCGCCCCCTCCCGGGGGCGCAAAGCCGACAGCCGTCGCATCCCAGGGAGCACCTCCATGGCCTCGTCGCCGTCCCCTTCCCCCACGTCCGCCGACAGCCGCGCCCGGGTGGCCGCGCTCCGCGACGCACTCGCCACACGGGTGGTCGTCGCCGACGGGGCCATGGGCACGATGCTCCAGGCGCAGGACCCCACCCTCGACGACTTCGAGAACCTCGAAGGCTGCAACGAGGTCCTCAACCTCACCCGGCCCGACATCGTCCGCTCGGTCCACGACGCGTACTTCGCCGCCGGGGTCGACTGCGTCGAGACGAACACCTTCGGCGCCAACTTCTCCGCGCTCGCCGAGTACGACATCGCCCACCGCGTCCACGAGCTCTCGGAAGCCGGCGCGCGCATCGCCCGCGAAGCCGCCGACCGGCACACCGCCGCCGACGCCCGGCAGCGCTGGGTCCTCGGCTCCATGGGCCCCGGCACCAAGCTCCCCACCCTCGGCCACGCCCCGTACACCACCCTCCGGGACGCCTATCAGAGCAGCGCCGAGGGCCTGGTCTCCGGCGGAGCCGACGCCCTGATCGTCGAGACCACCCAGGACCTCCTCCAGACCAAGGCCGCCGTCGTCGGCGCCCGCCGCGGCCTGGAGGCCCTCGGCGCCGACGTGCCGCTCATCGTCTCCGTCACCGTCGAGACCACCGGCACCATGCTCCTCGGCTCCGAGATCGGCGCCGCGCTCACCGCGCTCGAACCCCTCGGCATCGACATGATCGGGCTGAACTGCGCCACCGGACCCGCCGAGATGAGCGAGCACCTGCGCTACCTCGCCCGCCACTCCCGCGTCCCCCCTGTCCTGCATGCCCAACGCGGGCCTGCCCGTCCTCGGCAGGGACGGCGCCCACTACCCGCTCACCGCCCCCGAACTCGCCGACGCGCAGGAGGCGTTCGTCCGCGAGTACGGCCTGTCCCTCGTCGGCGGCTGCTGCGGCACCACCCCCGAGCACCTGCGCCGGGTGGTCGAGCGGGTGCGCGGCCTCACCCCGGCGCCCCGCGACCCGCGCCCCGAGCCGGGGGCCGCGTCCCTGTACCAGAGCGTGCCGTTCCGGCAGGACACCTCGTACCTCGCGATCGGCGAGCGGACCAACGCCAACGGCTCCAGGAAGTTCCGCGAGGCCATGCTCGAAGGCCGCTGGGACGACTGCGTGGAGATGGCCCGCGACCAGATCCGCGAGGGCGCGCACATGCTCGACCTGTGCGTCGACTACGTGGGCCGCGACGGCGTCGCCGACATGGAGGAACTCGCCGGCCGCTTCGCCACCGCCTCCACCCTGCCCGTCGTGCTGGACTCCACCGAGGTCGACGTGGTCCGCGCCGGCCTGGAGAAGCTCGGCGGGCGCGCGGTGATCAACTCGGTGAACTACGAGGACGGCGACGGCCCCGACTCCCGCTTCGCCCGGATGGCCGCCCTCGCCCGGGAACACGGCGCCGCGCTCGTCGCGCTCACCATCGACGAGGAGGGCCAGGCCCGCACCGCCGGGAGGAAGGTGGCCGTCGCCGAACGGCTGATCGCCGACCTCACCGGCAACTGGGGCGTCCGCGAGGAGGACATCCTCGTCGACTGCCTCACCTTCACCATCTGCACCGGGCAGGAGGAGTCCCGCAAGGACGGCGCCGCGACCATCGAGGCCATCCGCGAACTCAAGCGCCGCCACCCGGACGTGCAGACCACCCTCGGCCTGTCCAACATCTCCTTCGGCCTCAACCCGGCCGCCCGCATCCTGCTCAACTCCGTCTTCCTCGACGAGTGCGTCAAGGCGGGCCTCGACTCGGCGATCGTCCACGCCTCCAAGATCCTGCCGATCGCCCGCTTCGACGAGGAGCAGGTCACCACCGCGCTCGACCTCATCTACGACCGCCGCCGCGAGGGCTACGACCCGCTCCAGCGGCTGATGGAGCTGTTCGAGGGCGCCACCGCCAAGTCCCTCAAGGCGGGCAAGGCCGAGGAGCTCGCCGCCCTCCCGCTGGAGGAGCGCCTCAAGCGCCGCATCATCGACGGCGAGAGGAACGGCCTGGAGGCCGACCTCGACGAGGCCCTGCGCACCCGCAAGGCCCTCGACATCGTCAACGACACGCTCCTGGACGGCATGAAGGTCGTCGGCGACCTGTTCGGCTCCGGCCGGATGCAGCTGCCGTTCGTCCTGCAGTCCGCCGAGGTCATGAAGACGGCCGTCGCCCACCTCGAACCGCACATGGAGAAGGTCGCGGACGGCGGGGACGCCGTGGGCAAGGGCACCATCGTGCTCGCCACCGTCCGCGGCGACGTCCACGACATCGGCAAGAACCTCGTCGACATCATCCTCTCCAACAACGGCTACAACGTCGTCAACCTCGGCATCAAGCAGCCCGTCTCCGCGATCCTGGAGGCCGCCGAGGAACACCGGGCCGACGTCATCGGCATGTCCGGGCTCCTCGTCAAGTCCACCGTGATCATGAAGGAGAACCTGGAGGAGCTCAACACCCGCGGCCTCGCCGCCAAGTACCCCGTCATCCTCGGCGGCGCCGCCCTCACCCGCGCCTACGTCGAGCAGGACCTGTACGAGATCTACCGGGGCGAGGTCCGCTACGCCCGCGACGCCTTCGAAGGGCTGCGCCTGATGGACGCCCTCGTCGCCGTCAAGCGAGGCGTCCCCGGAGCGGCCCTCCCCGAACTCCGGCGGCGCCGCGTCCGCACCGCCGCCGCGGCCGTCGAGGAGCGCGAGCCCGAGACCGGCGTCCGCTCCGACGTGGCCACCGACAACCCCGTGCCCGAGCCGCCCTTCTGGGGAACCCGCGTCGTCAAGGGGATCCAGCTCAGGGAGTACGCGTCCTGGCTGGACGAGGGCGCCCTGTTCAAGGGGCAGTGGGGTCTGAAGCAGGCCCGCACCGGCGAGGGACCCGCGTACGAGGAGCTCGTCGAGACCGAAGGCCGTCCCCGGCTGCGCGGCTGGCTCGACCGGCTCCACACGGACAACCTGCTCGAAGCGGCCGTCGTCCACGGCTACTTCCCCTGCGTGTCCAAGGGCGACGACCTCATCGTCCTCGACGAGGCCGGCAACGAGCGCACCCGCTTCACCTTCCCCCGCCAGCGCCGCGGCCGCCGCCTGTGCCTGGCCGACTTCTTCCGGCCCGAGGAGTCCGGCGAGACCGACGTCGTCGGCTTCCAGGTGGTCACCGTCGGCTCCCGCATCGGCGAGGCCACCGCCGAGCTGTTCGCCTCCGACTCCTACCGGGACTACCTGGAGCTGCACGGCCTGTCCGTCCAGCTCGCCGAGGCCCTCGCCGAGTACTGGCACGCCCGCGTCCGGGCCGAGCTCGGTTTCGCCGGCGAGGACCCGGCGGACGTCGAGGACATGTTCGCGCTCAGGTACCGCGGCGCGCGCTTCTCCCTCGGCTACGGCGCCTGCCCCGACCTGGAGGACCGCGCCAAGATCGCGGACCTGCTGCGGCCCGAGCGGATCGGCGTCCACCTCTCCGAGGAGTTCCAGCTCCACCCCGAGCAGTCCACCGACGCCATCGTCGTCCACCACCCGGAGGCGAAGTACTTCAACGCCCGCTGACCCGCCCGGCACGCCCCGCCCGCCGCCGGGCGCCCGGCGGCGCGGCGCGCCGTACACTGGTCGGCCCAGCGCAGGCCGGCCGCGTGCCCCCACCGGATCCCCCGGCGGGGGGCACCCGGCCGGCCTTCCCGTCCCCATGGAGGTGTGCCGGATGACCAGCACGGTCCCCGCGTTCCCGAGCCGAGCGGCCGACGGGTCGGCCCTCCAGGCGGTGTTCCTCGACATGGACGGCACGCTCGTCGACACCGAGGGCTTCTGGTGGGACGTGGAGGTCGCGGTCTTCCGGGACCTCGGGCACGAGCTGGAGGAGTCCTGGCGCGACATCGTCGTCGGCGGCCCCATGACCCGCAGCGCCGGCTACCTCATCGAGGCCACGGGCGCCGACATCGCCCTCCCCGAACTGACCACACTGCTCAACGACCGGTTCGAGGAGCGCATCGGCGGCGGCGTCCCCCTCATGCCCGGCGCCGCCCGGCTGCTGGCGGAGCTGAGCGGGAACTCCGTGCCCACGGCGCTGGTGTCCGCCTCCCACCGGCGCATCATCGACCGCGTCCTGCGTTCCCTGGGCGCCGAGCATTTCACCCTCACGGTGGCCGGCGACGAGGTGCCCCGCACGAAGCCGCACCCCGACCCCTACCTCCTCGCCGCCCGCCGCGTCGGAGCCGACCCGGCCCGGTGCGCCGTCGTCGAGGACACGGCCACCGGGGTCGCGGCCGCCGAGGCGGCCGGCTGCCGGGTCGT from Streptomyces sp. MRC013 includes the following:
- a CDS encoding MIP/aquaporin family protein — its product is MSSSDIFIGETIGTAVLVLLGGGVVAAVVLKGSKARNAGWPAVTFGWGFAVMTAVYTAGSLSGAHLNPAVTVGIALGNGEWDVVPFYFAGQFLGAMIGAVLVWVAYYGQFRAHLTDPETASEPAAAGPGPVLGVFSTGPEIRNVWQNLATEAIGTLVLVLAVLTQGLNEGGRGLNALGGLVVALVVVGIGLSLGGPTGYAVNPARDLGPRIVHALLPLPNKGGSDWGYAWIPVAGPLVGAAAAAGIHSLAFA
- the glpK gene encoding glycerol kinase GlpK, producing the protein MTATASRGTGPFVAAIDQGTTSSRCIVFDRDGRVVSVAQKEHRQILPRPGWVEHDAAEIRAHVREVVDGAVGRAGVTAADVRAVGITNQRETTLLWDRRTGEPVHHAIVWQDTRTDALCRELGRNVGQDRFRRETGLPLASYFAGPKIRWLLDNVEGLRERAERGEILFGTMDSWIVWNLTGGADGGRHVTDVTNASRTMLMNLHTMEWDERILRSMEVPAAILPEIRSSAEVYGRVRGGALDGVPVASALGDQQAALFGQACFAEGEAKSTYGTGTFMLMNTGGRVINSYSGLLTTVGYRIGGDAPVYALEGSIAVTGSLVQWMRDQMGLIGTAAEIEPLALSVEDNGGAYFVPAFSGLFAPYWRSDARGVIAGLTRYVTKAHLARAVLEATAWQTREISDAMTRDSGVELAALRVDGGMTSNNLLMQVLSDVLGVPVVRPVVAETTCLGAAYAAGLAVGFWPDTDALRSNWRRDAEWTPRMDAETRDREYRKWLKAVERTMGWVEDGK
- a CDS encoding PAC2 family protein; this translates as MIELEGVPELIDPVMVAAFEGWNDAGDAASTAVAHLEREWKGEVFAALDAEDYYDFQVNRPTVWLDGGVRRITWPTTRLSVVRVGGEKPRDLVLVRGIEPSMRWRSFCNELLGFAHELGVEMVVILGALLGDTPHTRPVPVSGVTSDPDLARRMELEETRYEGPTGIVGILQEACAHAGVPAVSLWAAVPHYVSQPPNPKATLALLNRLEDLIGLRVPLGELAEDARAWQLGVDQLASEDSEVAEYVQTLEEARDTAELPEASGEAIAREFERYLRRRDGGPGAGQGGPPGAGGHATDGGDASYLRDPAGGRPRPPKAPGPGPGAGGPAGGGRDEGAEDAEDGDSNSGSGDGSGDGGREGSAE
- a CDS encoding HAD family phosphatase, encoding MTSTVPAFPSRAADGSALQAVFLDMDGTLVDTEGFWWDVEVAVFRDLGHELEESWRDIVVGGPMTRSAGYLIEATGADIALPELTTLLNDRFEERIGGGVPLMPGAARLLAELSGNSVPTALVSASHRRIIDRVLRSLGAEHFTLTVAGDEVPRTKPHPDPYLLAARRVGADPARCAVVEDTATGVAAAEAAGCRVVAVPSLAPIAPADGRVVVGSLEEVDLGFLRALITGTDRHAHRARPAG
- a CDS encoding IclR family transcriptional regulator codes for the protein MAKNIQSLERAAATLRLLAGGERRLGLSDIASALGLAKGTVHGILRTLQAEGLVEQDAASGRYRLGAELLRLGCGYLDVSELRARALAWTDDLARSSGESVHLGVPHRHGVLVVHHVFRPDGSRQVPEVGAMQPLHSTALGKVLSAYDPVARGEVARGRREAFTSRTVTAADDLEELLELARARGWAADVEETWEGVASVAAPVHDRWRTAVGAVAVTGAVERICEGGEPRSGLVAAVRECARAVSRDLGAGRF
- the mshC gene encoding cysteine--1-D-myo-inosityl 2-amino-2-deoxy-alpha-D-glucopyranoside ligase; amino-acid sequence: MHAWPASEVPALPGKGRDLRIHDTATGGRVTLDPGPVARIYVCGITPYDATHMGHAATYNAFDLVQRVWLDTKRQVHYVQNVTDVDDPLLERAARDGVDWTGLAERETSLFREDMTALRMLPPKHYVGAVEAIPGIVPLVERLRDTGAAYELDGDVYFSVEADPHFGEVSHYDAGVMRALSAERGGDPDRPGKKNPLDPLLWLAAREGEPSWDGGSLGPGRPGWHIECVAIALDHLGMGFDVQGGGSDLVFPHHEMGTSHAHALTGEFPFAKAYVHAGMVALHGEKMSKSRGNLVFVSALRRRGVDPAAIRLALLAHHYRADWEWTDRVLDDAVERLGRWRAAVSRPDGPSADRLVEEVREALADDLDTPAALAAVDRWVELQRAEGGTDEGAPGLVSRTVDALMGVAL